Below is a genomic region from Micropterus dolomieu isolate WLL.071019.BEF.003 ecotype Adirondacks linkage group LG08, ASM2129224v1, whole genome shotgun sequence.
ACACTGAGGATTTACATTTGACTGGACAACTGATTTAGGCCTGCTGTATTCTTCAGAAGGGCTCTTTGCTGCCTTTGAAAGGACAGATGACTTCAATGTGCTATTTGACATTGTGTTACAATGTGAAGTTGATATCACACCAGCATGGGTCTGCTGCAAAATTGTTTGCTGCTCTGCATTTTCTCTTGGGTCTGATGAGGCTGATGAAGATTCTGGGCTAGaataaaaaagaattaaaagaaaaataacagtaACTGCCATTTAATTCAAACATGTATGCATGTTAAACTTGTTTTAGTGGACATGTACAGTAATCTGATACATTGGTTATGTTTTGGAAAACGGCTATGATAATAAACttagttattattataactaCTTAATAGGCTACTTCCATTTTTTtgcacagattaaacaaacaagattgaACATGTTAGGCTTTAGAGATGGTGGTaagtgtatttttaaactttggacAATGCCATGTTTGCAATTTCACCCTGTTTCTGGTCTTTAAGATAATCAATTGTTAATCTAATTATATCTAATTTATTATTCCCTTGACTTGTAGTGCAGTAGTAAGGCTAACAtatgcaaacaaaacaatgatCCAAAGTTTTGGAAAATAGCTTCACAGCTAGATATGATCAGGCTTCTATCTTAGATCTCGACCTCTGACTGTGAACTTAAATCTGCATCTTTTTTTGGggcagttacagagcaacattatcattctgTAGGAGTCATGTCTCTGGACGCCTGATGAATGGAAGTCCAAAGTTCactttcttttagctctgtctTTGGTCACCACCAAATCAAGAGGGAAATACctgactctttagctgctaaatgctccactatgttcaccagtgtgtccctacctgtgtctctctgctgcttggtgctgagcaggtagtttgcattgtgtttttaagaGCTTTTTcgttgaaaacagctgcctgctccaGCTAAAAACTACACTATGAGAATCAGCTTAAACTCTAAAAAATCTCTGTAAAGCCAAGGGGAGcagcagattcaggtgataattctctgtaggttcatcactactaGTGACCCCTTTTCACATTGttgttacatttgttattttaaaaactcttaaataCAGCAGCTTTAAAGATGACATGTCAGGAACAATTAGTGGCTTCCTCTCTGGAGAGGATAATTCACCCAAAAAGGCCACTTACTAGACTGTGGTCAGTTGTTCCCAGAGCAGCCTCTCATTGATTGGGTAGGAGCGAAAAAAGACCATTCCTATCAGCAGAAGTGCAATAGGAACTGGTGAGAACAGCACAATCAAAGCCGTCACCACTCCGTCACCATGGTTACATGCACCCGCTCTGTAGCCCACAAAcctgcagaaaacaaaatgtgacacaCTGACAGAAGTACACACATAACATAAAGTGAGTAGACGGATGATTGGCTCACTGTAATGTCATGGTTGAGATCCCAACAGACAGGCCTCCCGCCAGCTTGCTGCAGAAGGCATAACAGGAGAAAAACAGAGGCTCCAGGTCTTTGCAGGCGGGATGTCTCACAGCAAAATCCTCCACCACATCTGGGAGCATAGACCTGTAGCAGATACAGAACAAGCAGACACATCACATAATAAAACCACATGTCAATTTAGATGAGGTGAACTGACCAGTAAACAAAATAGATTGCAAGAATGTTAATCACTGGCCAGGGACAGGAAGAGGCGATGTGAATGATTCATGTGCACTGCATTCGGTTCTGACACTGATTAGATCTGACAGGGGTGTTGGAAAAGACTGAGAACTTTGTGTCCTATCTGAGAGCTGACTCACCAGGGTAGCAAAAATAAGGTCGCCACACTGAATCCCATCAGAATGCACATAGTCATGAAGACTGGCAGGTTACCGGGAACACAGGCAACTATAATCACTGCTGGGATGAAGAGCTGAGAGAGATGTAAACATGCCTCACAGGTAAGGAGGAGATTGAAGGTGTGGAAAATTTACTCTTTTCATTCAGTGAGTGTGATTTCTTACTGATAGTCCGATGAAAACTGTGGCCTTTTTTCCTATTCTCAGAAGAACTGTTTGCCACAGAGGGACTGCTATTGAGGCGGCAGTCTGTGGAAATATTGAGACAGTTTCATAAGAAATTCTAAATGTGTATTGTCTTTTAATCATGCACTTTGTCATATCCTTAGAAGGCTACTGAAATGTTGCatttatacagtaaatatattggTGAGCAGAATGTGTGATTCTAGTGAGTTGCATCTTACCAGAAGAACCAGTAGGAGGTGCTGGAACTGGGCTCCAAGCCCAGCTGCATGACTGCAAAAAAGTGCAAAATTACCCAAGGACATCTGAGATATGGGAcgaaaagtaaaaatgaattATGCTTTGATAAACATGCATCACTTTTAAAAGCACAAGACcaaataaaaaatggaaaagtgcaaaaataattatgcactgattattattttatgaatgCCTCTGTGCTGAGTCAGAGTTGATTACTGTGAACTCAAACTATACCTGAAATGCAAGTgcactgaacacaaaaccaaGCACCAGTCGTTGGTAAGGCATGTGACATATCAGCATCTTTAGCGAATTCAGATAGGACGGTCGTACTCTGTCATCAGAGCAGAGAGGGGCTAAAAGTAAAACCAAAATGAGATATCAAGGAAGGGCAGTGAAATACcagaaatacacacaattcACACTTGAGATGAATTTTAGCATAGCATTTGGCATACAAGGCTCTCATGAGTATCCTATTGTAATGGAACAGAGTCATCTGAATTTGCCTGCCAGACCTATAAACTTCTTGTTGTAACAGATGAGTCAGATTCTCTGATTGACATGCTGGCCGGTGACCATTGGGCACTTCTGAATGACTCACCCTTCTGCTCCTTCACTCCCAGGAAGAGAACCAGGCTGCAGAGGAAAAACAAGGCGCCCATGACCAGAGCTGAGGTCAGAAAAGCCTTTTGCTGGAGGCAAAAATACACCCATTGAACATCTAAAGTTAAATCAAGCACAATTATGCTGCCAGCAAATACAAGTAAACTGTCTTTTTTGCTTCCACTTGTATTATTCTATTTGGCTATGTCATGTTCATACATTTAAGTTAGCCTGTAGCGTTATTCCTCTACAAAGTATTGTTTTATAGCATAATTACCAACACTTTCATGACTATTAATGATAATTTCAGCTTTTgggtgtggtgtataacatatgtgcatttgacgcataacagtttaacatagcactgtGGCAGCTGggtagaggattagtgaccttttaaggggagagcagagggcAGTGGTTAGGTGGAGACTCGGACCCTACAGATGCACTTATCCTATAgaactgtgcccttatatggattagtgccttagtttgcagactcagacccttatatggtgtctaacagatgcctacacatatcctatagaactgtgcccttatatggattggtgccttagtttgcagactcagacccttatatggtgtctaacagatgcctAAACacgtcctatataagctgtgttttatgtacagagagacagagtggtcatcgggctgggtcactctccaagctgctgcagagcttgtaattgatgctgaactccttgatgtaataaacttttatgatcaagaacagtgtcaagcggatttcttctcaacacatcattgcagcattattgttcggacaccacatgGGAAATACTTAGGAAGCTGCAGCTAGAGACGGTTAGGTTATTAGCATAAGAACTGGGGAAAACACATAGGCTATATAAAAGGGTAagcagctagcctgactctgttTGTAGGTAACAAAATCAGCCTACCAGCACAAACAAGCTagttataatgtgttaattagtgggTTCAACAGGTGCCGGTAGGTGGGTTTTATTACCTGTGGAGCTGGGCTAGCTCCAGTTCTCGTGCTAGGATAAGCTAATTTAATGTAAAGAAATAAGAATAGTATAAATATTCTCATCTCACCCtgggcaagaaagtgaatatgaTCTAAAATGCTAAAATTTTCATTTAGTCTGGTCTGATATGGTCTGAATCCCCCTTTATAACTTACCTAGTTTAAAATAATTGTAATGGTGCATGTGTTACAAAAACACTTAGGTTATCCTATTCTATTAAATCTAATCTGTCCCCGCAACACTGTAGTTGTGTAATAACAACAAAAtctgagaacacacacacacacacacacacatacacaaatgaacacacaaCAATGCCGAGCTAAGATGTTGAGCTAAGAACACTAAATTACAGGGTAACCAGATATCCCTGGGACCATGTGGGTACAATGCCAAAGCAATGCTGCTAGACTGAAATGTGAGTGTTTCCCAGCTAGAGtgaccacttttcttttttaacacttTAAGTGCTGTATTTACTGTTTCTGGAAGAGATGCAGTATTTGGTAAAGATGTGCTTTGAGGTGTTTCATGGTCCAGATGTTGGCAGGcctcttgtttttctgtgttgtaCACAGCTACAACTTGACCTTGAATTACCGAAGCCAACAGCATCGCCACCATCTCCACACTCATCCCTGCCAAAGAAGGACAGAGGGGCAGAGAAGGGGACAAGGAGTGTGAGGGAAATCCTGGTCTACATATTGACCTGACCTGCGAATAAGGATCTGAGATGTGGGTGTACGTGCTGGTAGGCTACTCTTACTGTAGGCTGTGGCAGAGTCTCTGTCCCTGTGATCTCCCCCCAGGAACATGTTGAGTGAGAGGTAAGGAACGTTGTAGCACTGTTAATGGACGACAGGGGAAAACTTAATGCCAAATGACACCACGTGTGCGGCGTGAAACCCAGTAGCCATGGTGACACAGCTTGGAGCAAAATGGCAGCAGCAATAGTGagatgaggaagatgaagaaacaCGACTGTAGTGAAAGTTGATTTAGGCACACGATAAAGAAATTTGTATCAGCAGTAGTGGTAGGAGTACTCACAAACTTTACTTAACAAAAAGTACAAGTCCTGTATTCAAAATTATCCATgaaaggttaaaatgaagggcaactggacttggttgaagatactcaacttcttcagttctgactggctggtagggaaactcagctatttaacctctatGGGATTGTTGTCAAGATGCTCGATACCACTGGTTTGTGATGAGAGTTGTTATGATAGTTGGAGCCAactgaggccaagtctgaacgaccatcgttggcatcctcACCTGTGCCCAAaagaaaggacagcattgtaagttgGGGATAAGTGATGGCGTAGACCTCCTCCTCTGTTAAGCGACGGCTTCTGAACCagggtgtaaatggcttcctttACACCTCTTCCAAAccatctgtcctctctgtctaagATATGCATATGGTGGTCCATTAGACAGACTTTTTTTGTCCCTCATACGTCTTGGAgaatcttcaaccaagtccagttgcacttgattttaaccttccttggataactttGATGTGGATGACTGAcaaccttcacagacatgtaTTCAAAAGTTTTAGGAAGATGTGCTTAAAGTATTGAAAGTACAATTACTTGATATATTATTACTATCTGATATTATTAGcttgttaatactgatgcattaTGTGTAAGTAGCATTTCACTGTTAATActtgaggtggagctagtttgaactactttatatacttgTAGCTAGTTCAGTCCAGTGGCCCCTCCAAAGAACCAAAACATAAATCGGAGGGATCTGAGATGATTAACAggaaaggaaataaagaaagaacaaaGTTATGAAAACTAATTAAGTTTTTGGACTTCTTTCTAATCTTTAACTTTTTGGTGAAATATTGCTGTTGCACCGCTAACACGTATTGAAATAAAACCATCTGAGAAGTTAAGAGGTGAACTGCTAACCACTTATAGACATCTGATACCGGTGACAAGGGGCCCCAAGTAGACACTGCTTTTTTGCAATTGTATTGCATTTTAAAAGTGTATcatgttatttttaatataaaatctgaatctgaaaagtaactggagctgtcagataaatgtagtggagtaaaaagtacaatattttagttAAGGTGTAAATGAACATTTCCAGCACTGGGTACCAAATGGGGGAAAAGAGCAAGAAGAGCCTGTAACACTTAACACTGACTTACACTCATGAGGGTCTCGAACAAGCAGGTTGCTGTGAGGAACCACAGCACACAGAGATCCTGAGACATTGAACCCTGTGGCACAAACCACAGCAGCAGATAGGACAGGACACCAAACGGAGTGGAAAGAACTAGCCTGGGAGATACACAGTGTTAGCTCTGTTGAATACGCGCCAGAGGATGCATCATAGCCTAATTCAAGATGAAGCGTGTTAAACATGTGGCCACCAACCAACCATGGAGTTAGTTTGCCGATGGGTGTCCAGTTACTGCGGCTCACCAGATATCCAACCAGAGGGTCAGTCACAGCATCCCAGGCATGACTCACAAACAAAATCATGGAAACATAGAAGGCCTCCATCTGTGAAATACTAACTGAgatactttattttgaaattaagaTAAGTACATATCAGAAGGAATACAGATCAGTGGTCATTTTTGTAAGCCACTGTTTGTGAAGACATCTTTAACCATTACCTGCACAAGATCCAGAAGGAAAATCTGCATGGAAACACTTATAGCTATTCTGGTAATCTGATATGGGACCCCACCCACAGCATAACACATCTTCCTGGCCAGAGGAATCCCCCCCAACCCCTGTGAAGaccagagagaagagcagacaGGAAGGTGGagggaaatgtttttaataaataataatacatttatttttaatgatgttgagGTTTGTACAATTGTACAATTTTACAGGTAATTGTGACAgcacatcttttttttaaagacagcctttttaaaacaatcaatcaatcgattaatgaagaaaataatcagccaattaattcataataaaaataatcattagtcaCAGTCTTATAAAAAATTGTTCAAAATttgctccacctcaaccaacaGTAATAATCCGTTTTTtgcattaatgcatgagtagtaattatcaaataatatataatagtataacagtcaaAACGGTCATTTTTCTTTCTATACTTTAAGTAGATTTCCTGATAGTACTTCTTAAGGTATTAAGGTACTGCTTAAGgtatatatttttacttaaataacattttaaaggctTTTACTTGTGACAGAGTATCTTTACAGGGTGGTTTTAGTGCAGCcatttgtttgcaaaccaaacAAAATCAAACCATGGTGTCTTACCTGGAAGAATAATAGGTGATGTGGATTCAAGTCCATGACCCCAATGTAAATTACAGGcaaattttacttaattttatttttgtgaattaTCACTAAATGACTGAAAGTTAAATTTGAcacactgtttttaaaatgaagtttGTCATTATAGTAGTATTTAGGTTGTAGACACCTGTATGTGATTTTGACAGTTATTATAAGGGTTTTGAGAACACCTCTTTgagatttttctgtttttcagttttcgtgTTTTGTGTCACCTGCTCTCAAAATTGCTCTTGTTTCTAACAATGCGTCAAAACAATCCAGAGAATTGTAGTAGTATTAGCATAATCCACATCTGAGAGAGAATTACATGAAACAATAATGTTAGCTGAGGAATTGCAAACGACTAGTACAAAATCTAcactgaaaatattaatattttcctgTCCTGTTTTGAATATGAgtgcaaaaagagaaacataTATTTCATTTGGAAAACTTACCGTCTGTTGACCTTCGCTGCATGAGTTTCTGTCTGCAGTCtgttttaataactgattcttTAATGTCTGGACTCGATTTGTAAAATTCTTAAGACAACTCATCCTTTGAAGTTAGGTAAGAATAACTCCACATGGGGACCGTCAGTTACAATCTTCCACTGCGTCTATTAG
It encodes:
- the mfsd2al2 gene encoding sodium-dependent lysophosphatidylcholine symporter 1-B-like; the protein is MSCLKNFTNRVQTLKNQLLKQTADRNSCSEGQQTVSFPNEIYVSLFALIFKTGQENINIFSVDFVLVVCNSSANIIVSCNSLSDVDYANTTTILWIVLTHCVYNLNTTIMTNFILKTGLGGIPLARKMCYAVGGVPYQITRIAISVSMQIFLLDLVQMEAFYVSMILFVSHAWDAVTDPLVGYLVSRSNWTPIGKLTPWLVLSTPFGVLSYLLLWFVPQGSMSQDLCVLWFLTATCLFETLMSCYNVPYLSLNMFLGGDHRDRDSATAYRMSVEMVAMLLASVIQGQVVAVYNTEKQEACQHLDHETPQSTSLPNTASLPETQKAFLTSALVMGALFFLCSLVLFLGVKEQKAPLCSDDRVRPSYLNSLKMLICHMPYQRLVLGFVFSALAFQMSLGNFALFCSHAAGLGAQFQHLLLVLLTAASIAVPLWQTVLLRIGKKATVFIGLSLFIPAVIIVACVPGNLPVFMTMCILMGFSVATLFLLPWSMLPDVVEDFAVRHPACKDLEPLFFSCYAFCSKLAGGLSVGISTMTLQFVGYRAGACNHGDGVVTALIVLFSPVPIALLLIGMVFFRSYPINERLLWEQLTTVYPESSSASSDPRENAEQQTILQQTHAGVISTSHCNTMSNSTLKSSVLSKAAKSPSEEYSRPKSVVQSNVNPQCHKQRLSPYQHAGEDTLDKFF